Proteins from a single region of Candidatus Rokuibacteriota bacterium:
- a CDS encoding FAD-binding protein encodes MNDLENELRRAVAGDVRFDTYSRLLYSTDASMYQVEPIGVVIPRHAGDVQAAIEIAHRHGAALLPRGGGTSLTGQTVNHAVVLDFSAHMHRVLEINAEEGWARVEPGLVQDELNHQVRPLGLLFGPDTSTSSRATLGGMLGNNSGGAHSIAYGLTIEHVIEVTGFLADGSRVVLGEVSPAAFEAKMGLPGLEGQIYREVARIREQYADEIRRRYPRHWRRVCGYGLDELVKDRPLNMARLVVGSEGTLLTIVEAKLRLVRRPGRTALDVIHYHDIQEALESSQAILETGPYAVELTDKMILDLARGNIEQSQRMGFVEGDPAVLLIVEYAGESEAEVRGKVEALEARRARGRFGYASHIAHDAAEQQSIWKLRKAGLGLLLGTRGDAKPIAFIEDTAVDPKHLAEFIPRFRDIMAKHGAEGAYYGHCSVGCIHIRPLVNLKTRRGLEQVEAMASEIFDMVLEFGGAISSEHGDGRARSPFLERVFGPAVFQAFREFKRAFDPQNLMNPGNLVDSPGLTRHLRYGPAYRTWEPETRLDFSGQGGFAAAVEMCNGVGVCRKSLEGTMCPSYMATRDEEHSTRGRANALRAVLSGKVPQGDFTGRRLHEVMDLCLECKGCKAECPANVDMAKLKYEFLHHYHAANGVPLRARLFGRIGTLSWWGSRLAPVSNWLAAAPPSRWLLERLVGIDRRRPLPSFARESFTDWFDRRRPRAEAPRGRVVLFHDTFATYNVPEVGRAAVELLEVAGYRVELVNRKCCGRPLISKGLLDEARAGAAFNVAQLSPFAARGIAVVGLEPSCLLTLRDEYVDLLRSEEARLVARSAFLLEEFLLRERARGLTLRFREGPRRALLHGHCHQKALASTAPTVAALAWAGYEVTEVDSGCCGMAGAFGFEKEHYDLSVALGNRRLAPAVRALDAGTEVVAPGISCRQQIQHLAGRRARHPAEVLRDALARP; translated from the coding sequence ATGAACGACCTCGAAAACGAACTGCGCCGCGCCGTCGCTGGCGATGTCCGCTTCGACACCTACTCGCGCCTGCTCTACTCCACCGACGCGTCCATGTACCAGGTGGAGCCCATCGGTGTCGTGATCCCGCGCCACGCCGGCGATGTCCAGGCGGCGATCGAGATCGCGCACCGACACGGCGCGGCGCTGCTCCCGCGCGGCGGCGGCACCTCGCTCACCGGCCAGACCGTGAACCACGCCGTGGTGCTGGACTTCTCGGCCCACATGCACCGGGTGCTCGAGATCAACGCGGAGGAGGGGTGGGCGCGCGTGGAGCCCGGCCTCGTCCAGGACGAGCTGAACCATCAGGTGCGCCCGCTCGGGCTGCTCTTCGGCCCCGACACCTCCACCTCCAGCCGCGCCACCCTCGGCGGCATGCTCGGCAACAACTCCGGCGGCGCCCACTCCATCGCCTATGGCCTCACCATCGAGCACGTGATCGAGGTCACGGGGTTCCTGGCCGACGGCAGCCGGGTCGTGCTCGGCGAGGTGAGCCCCGCGGCCTTCGAGGCGAAGATGGGGTTGCCGGGCCTCGAGGGGCAGATCTACCGCGAGGTGGCGCGGATCCGCGAGCAGTACGCCGACGAGATCCGGCGCCGCTACCCGCGCCACTGGCGGAGGGTGTGCGGCTACGGCCTCGACGAGCTCGTGAAGGACCGGCCGCTCAACATGGCCCGCCTCGTGGTGGGGTCGGAGGGCACGCTGCTCACCATCGTCGAGGCGAAGCTGCGGCTCGTGCGACGCCCCGGGCGGACCGCGCTCGACGTGATCCACTACCACGACATCCAGGAGGCCCTCGAGTCCTCCCAGGCCATCCTCGAGACGGGTCCGTACGCGGTCGAGCTGACGGACAAGATGATCCTCGACCTGGCCCGAGGGAATATCGAGCAGTCCCAGCGCATGGGGTTCGTCGAGGGCGACCCCGCGGTGCTCCTGATCGTGGAGTACGCCGGGGAGAGCGAGGCGGAGGTCAGGGGCAAGGTGGAGGCGCTCGAGGCGCGCCGGGCCCGGGGGCGCTTCGGCTACGCCTCCCACATCGCCCACGATGCCGCCGAGCAGCAGTCCATCTGGAAGCTGCGCAAGGCCGGGCTCGGCCTCCTCCTCGGTACGCGCGGCGACGCCAAGCCCATCGCCTTCATCGAGGACACGGCCGTGGATCCGAAGCACCTGGCGGAGTTCATCCCGCGCTTCCGGGACATCATGGCGAAGCACGGCGCCGAGGGCGCCTACTACGGCCACTGCTCCGTGGGGTGCATCCACATCCGCCCGCTCGTCAACCTGAAGACCCGGCGCGGGCTCGAGCAGGTGGAGGCCATGGCGAGCGAGATCTTCGACATGGTGCTCGAGTTCGGCGGCGCCATCTCCAGCGAGCACGGCGACGGGCGCGCCCGGAGCCCCTTCCTCGAGCGCGTGTTCGGGCCCGCGGTGTTCCAGGCCTTCCGGGAGTTCAAGCGGGCCTTCGACCCGCAGAACCTCATGAATCCCGGGAACCTCGTCGACAGCCCCGGGCTCACGCGCCACCTGCGCTACGGGCCGGCGTACAGGACCTGGGAGCCCGAGACGCGGCTCGACTTCTCGGGGCAGGGGGGCTTCGCGGCGGCCGTCGAGATGTGCAACGGGGTGGGGGTCTGCCGGAAGAGCCTCGAGGGGACCATGTGTCCCTCCTACATGGCGACCCGGGACGAGGAGCACTCCACGCGCGGGCGCGCCAATGCGCTCCGCGCCGTGCTGTCGGGGAAGGTGCCGCAGGGAGACTTCACCGGCCGCCGGCTCCACGAGGTGATGGATCTCTGCCTCGAGTGCAAGGGGTGCAAGGCCGAGTGTCCCGCCAACGTGGACATGGCGAAGCTGAAGTACGAGTTCCTCCACCATTACCACGCGGCCAACGGGGTGCCGCTCCGCGCGCGCCTCTTCGGGCGGATCGGGACCCTCTCCTGGTGGGGCTCGCGCCTGGCGCCCGTCTCCAACTGGCTCGCCGCCGCGCCGCCGTCCCGCTGGCTTCTGGAGCGCCTGGTCGGCATCGACCGGCGCCGCCCGCTCCCGTCCTTCGCGCGCGAGAGCTTCACTGACTGGTTCGACCGCCGCCGGCCGCGCGCGGAGGCGCCGCGCGGCCGCGTGGTGCTCTTCCACGACACCTTCGCGACCTACAATGTCCCCGAGGTGGGGCGGGCCGCCGTGGAGCTGCTCGAGGTCGCGGGGTATCGCGTGGAGCTGGTGAACCGGAAGTGCTGCGGCCGCCCGCTCATCTCCAAGGGTCTGCTCGACGAGGCCCGCGCCGGCGCGGCCTTCAACGTGGCGCAGCTCTCTCCCTTCGCCGCCCGGGGCATCGCGGTGGTGGGCCTCGAGCCGTCCTGTCTCCTCACGCTGCGCGACGAGTACGTGGATCTGCTGCGGAGCGAGGAGGCGAGGCTGGTGGCCCGCTCGGCCTTCCTGCTGGAGGAGTTCCTGCTGCGCGAGCGCGCGCGAGGGCTCACCCTGCGCTTCCGCGAGGGCCCTCGGCGGGCGCTGCTCCACGGCCACTGCCACCAGAAGGCCCTCGCCAGCACGGCGCCCACGGTGGCGGCGCTCGCCTGGGCGGGCTACGAGGTGACGGAGGTGGACTCGGGCTGCTGCGGCATGGCCGGCGCCTTCGGCTTCGAGAAGGAGCACTACGACCTCTCGGTGGCGCTGGGCAATCGCCGGCTGGCTCCGGCCGTCCGCGCCCTCGATGCCGGCACGGAGGTGGTGGCCCCCGGCATCTCCTGCCGCCAGCAGATCCAGCACCTGGCCGGCCGGCGCGCCCGGCACCCCGCCGAGGTTCTCCGTGACGCCCTGGCGCGCCCCTGA
- a CDS encoding DNA-binding protein: MATLTIKNIPQPVVDKLKDQAALHRRSLNHEVIACLEAVTHAGPVDPDALLARAREVRRSPARLRLTDRTLARAKAAGRP; the protein is encoded by the coding sequence ATGGCGACCCTGACCATCAAGAACATCCCGCAGCCCGTCGTGGACAAGCTCAAGGACCAGGCGGCCCTGCACCGTCGCAGCCTCAACCATGAGGTCATCGCCTGCCTGGAAGCCGTCACGCATGCCGGACCGGTGGATCCCGACGCCCTGCTGGCCCGCGCGCGGGAAGTCCGCCGGAGCCCGGCGCGCCTGCGGCTCACCGACCGGACCCTGGCCCGGGCCAAGGCCGCAGGGCGGCCGTGA